Proteins encoded together in one Dermacentor variabilis isolate Ectoservices chromosome 2, ASM5094787v1, whole genome shotgun sequence window:
- the LOC142572674 gene encoding uncharacterized protein LOC142572674: MAFMGKFSKCPLCHKEFSTSGSLSKHKRRVHKVMPDPTRAARAGREVRCGEQDCTYVATRRDDMRDHLVVEHGLSLVEVQEEFESMKDFREWMDLVSRANRTQFAARASDTQARATVHRYVCHRSGLSNLKTTARRRRIKSQGSCKMGSWCTAYLNARECLLTGAVRVNGCLTHYGHDMDVVHLRISAADRRAILAEIRRGVPFDRILENIRSDFPQDAREITRTHLITMGDIRNIAVSEGLLSWKLDVDDDRSVRKLAARFAAQSYSPILLYKSRGTSADAPAEADPTAIGIGSYRGLAEDDMALVIQTRYQRDLVSRDPALVCVEPVTGHSSEYTLLALLATTDAGLVVPIAWCVCGAANPAVVAAFFGVVHQNMGDFTPRFFMSEDTEFYFNAWLEAFGAEPRPHKILSSWHLQRAWTEAVNTWVRGREKQAAVNRSLELLVNQESVESFHKMLRRVISMLKMDSDTASFGDVFESTYAGRPEQWGSCFFRDLDISIEDFHTLFRRIASRLKVKRLDKIAHNLLLASESKQYENYMKVVRQTQPEVESSKNQKAAPVLNELIHTADGVPVEVVSIDTMDIVETVSIDTVTYEAMTTSGMPVQVMPVEEVQVHELQSGEPQIETMCIEEVHAETLPNLEVPLDKPNVPACEQSPLKLKRSGRKSTHQMALKILEAHQDALNISPEHIVHVTDNQWKVIDEGVPYDVIEVLSHCKANCQLRCRQCNACSHRYNCSCDCTYMCRHIHACLIHASEIFTEPVGMAEEVANTMTPEALAESTSFAFSSIEPTEEAGVQGDKKKLEVLCALHKLNETCVRAAEILAAREGLPLTHQADYILSTLKATSTVLDTFCRRGLTQIPRKLADHDYESTN; encoded by the coding sequence ATGGCATTCATGGGTAAATTTTCCAAGTGCCCGCTGTGCCATAAGGAGTTCAGCACGTCGGGCAGCCTCTCCAAGCACAAGCGACGCGTGCACAAGGTGATGCCCGATCCGACAAGGGCAGCTCGCGCTGGCCGCGAAGTGAGGTGTGGAGAACAAGACTGTACCTACGTTGCTACAAGGCGCGACGACATGCGTGACCACTTGGTCGTCGAGCACGGCCTCTCGCTGGTTGAAGTGCAGGAGGAATTTGAGTCGATGAAGGACTTCCGCGAATGGATGGACCTCGTGTCGCGCGCCAATCGAACGCAGTTCGCGGCGCGGGCCAGTGACACGCAGGCCCGGGCAACTGTCCACCGCTACGTCTGTCACCGTTCCGGGCTGAGCAACCTTAAGACTACCGCGCGGCGGCGCCGGATAAAGTCGCAGGGCTCATGCAAAATGGGCAGCTGGTGCACCGCGTACCTGAACGCCCGCGAGTGCCTGCTGACCGGTGCGGTGCGTGTCAACGGTTGTTTGACGCACTATGGCCACGACATGGACGTCGTCCACCTTCGCATCTCTGCGGCTGACCGGCGGGCCATACTGGCCGAGATTCGGCGCGGCGTACCCTTCGACCGCATCCTCGAGAACATTCGCAGCGATTTTCCTCAGGACGCACGGGAAATAACGCGCACGCACCTCATCACCATGGGCGATATCCGTAATATCGCCGTCTCTGAAGGTCTGCTCTCGTGGAAGTTGGACGTGGACGACGACCGGAGCGTTCGCAAGCTTGCCGCGCGCTTCGCGGCCCAGTCCTATAGCCCGATCCTTCTCTACAAATCCCGGGGCACCTCCGCAGACGCCCCCGCGGAAGCCGATCCGACGGCTATCGGCATCGGCAGCTATCGGGGTTTGGCTGAGGATGACATGGCACTAGTGATTCAGACGCGCTACCAGCGAGATCTGGTCAGCAGGGACCCCGCGCTTGTGTGCGTCGAGCCGGTGACGGGTCATAGCTCCGAATACACGTTGCTGGCCCTTCTGGCCACAACAGACGCGGGCCTGGTGGTCCCTATCGCCTGGTGCGTCTGCGGCGCCGCTAATCCGGCTGTCGTGGCTGCTTTCTTCGGGGTCGTCCATCAGAACATGGGCGACTTCACACCGCGGTTCTTCATGTCTGAGGACACCGAATTCTACTTCAACGCCTGGCTGGAAGCTTTCGGTGCCGAACCACGACCGCACAAAATTCTTTCGTCGTGGCATCTACAGCGCGCATGGACTGAAGCTGTCAACACGTGGGTTCGCGGCCGGGAGAAGCAGGCAGCTGTAAACAGGTCGTTAGAACTGCTCGTGAACCAGGAGTCAGTCGAATCTTTCCATAAAATGCTGCGCCGGGTCATCAGCATGCTCAAAATGGACAGTGACACTGCCAGTTTTGGTGACGTATTCGAATCAACTTATGCTGGACGGCCTGAGCAGTGGGGAAGTTGCTTTTTCAGGGACCTTGATATCAGCATTGAAGATTTCCACACATTGTTCAGGCGCATTGCAAGCCGCCTAAAAGTGAAGAGATTGGACAAGATAGCCCATAATCTGCTGCTGGCCTCTGAATCAAAGCAGTATGAAAACTACATGAAAGTTGTCCGTCAAACACAGCCTGAAGTGGAAAGCTCAAAAAATCAGAAGGCTGCACCTGTTTTAAATGAACTAATTCATACTGCTGATGGAGTTCCAGTTGAGGTTGTGTCCATTGATACAATGGACATTGTTGAAACAGTGTCTATTGACACAGTTACCTATGAGGCAATGACCACTAGTGGGATGCCAGTTCAGGTAATGCCTGTGGAAGAAGTGCAGGTGCATGAGCTACAATCTGGTGAGCCACAAATTGAGACCATGTGCATTGAAGAGGTGCATGCTGAAACTTTGCCCAATCTGGAAGTACCTTTAGATAAACCAAACGTACCAGCATGTGAACAATCTCCTTTGAAGCTGAAACGTTCTGGTCGCAAGTCCACACATCAGATGGCACTGAAAATATTGGAAGCACATCAGGATGCGCTGAACATTTCGCCAGAACATATTGTTCATGTAACTGACAACCAATGGAAAGTGATTGATGAAGGTGTCCCCTATGATGTCATTGAGGTGCTTAGTCACTGTAAGGCCAATTGTCAGCTTCGCTGCAGGCAATGCAATGCTTGCTCACACAGGTACAACTGCAGTTGTGACTGCACATACATGTGCCGACACATCCATGCATGCCTCATTCATGCAAGCGAAATCTTCACCGAGCCAGTGGGAATGGCAGAGGAAGTGGCGAACACAATGACACCTGAAGCATTGGCTGAGAGCACGAGCTTTGCATTTTCAAGCATTGAGCCCACTGAAGAAGCAGGGGTGCAAGGAGACAAGAAGAAGCTTGAAGTGCTTTGTGCTTTGCATAAGCTAAATGAAACATGTGTCCGTGCCGCAGAAATACTGGCAGCAAGAGAAGGCTTACCACTAACGCACCAAGCAGACTACATTTTATCAACCTTGAAGGCAACAAGCACTGTGTTGGACACCTTCTGTCGCAGAGGCCTGACCCAGATTCCAAGAAAGCTGGCTGATCATGACTATGAAAGCACAAATTAG